The following coding sequences are from one Arthrobacter crystallopoietes window:
- a CDS encoding IS110 family transposase, translated as MTAISIVAHSYPFVVGVDTHARNHVYAILAARTGELIDTRDFPTTSAGINRAIAWVARRTDADADTLWVIEGAASYGAVLAGAVAAEGYPVAEAPRMDAKKRHGVGKSDALDAHHIAAAALPLPQAKLCRPRLNEGVRQALRILVTARDAMSAERTRSVNSLTALLRTNDLGLDARRALSAAQIAEASRWRAREEELSLTIARTEATRLAKRVLELDDQLKANDKQVTELVQISEAAPLLHEKGFGSVTAATCLTAWSHQGRVRNEAAYASLAGVNPIPASSGNTVRHRLNRGGDRNLNRALHMVALTKMTHDEETRRYVEKRRTEGRTDREIRRCIKRYLARRVHRTLNAASPCLKSA; from the coding sequence GTGACCGCCATTTCTATCGTCGCGCATTCCTACCCGTTTGTCGTGGGCGTCGACACCCACGCCCGCAATCACGTCTACGCGATCCTTGCAGCCAGGACCGGCGAGCTGATCGATACCCGAGACTTCCCAACGACGTCTGCCGGCATCAACAGGGCCATCGCGTGGGTGGCCCGCCGCACCGACGCAGACGCTGACACGCTGTGGGTGATCGAAGGCGCCGCATCTTACGGAGCCGTCCTGGCCGGCGCTGTCGCCGCCGAGGGTTACCCGGTGGCCGAGGCTCCGCGAATGGACGCGAAGAAACGCCACGGCGTCGGCAAATCCGATGCCCTCGATGCGCACCACATTGCCGCAGCCGCGTTGCCGCTGCCACAGGCGAAGCTATGCCGCCCGAGGCTCAACGAGGGGGTGCGCCAGGCCTTGCGGATCCTGGTCACGGCCCGCGACGCCATGAGCGCCGAGCGCACCCGTTCGGTCAACTCGCTCACCGCACTGCTGCGCACCAATGATCTGGGATTGGACGCCCGCAGGGCACTCTCAGCAGCTCAGATCGCTGAAGCGTCGCGGTGGCGCGCCCGAGAGGAGGAACTGTCCCTGACCATCGCCCGGACCGAGGCAACGCGGTTGGCCAAACGTGTCCTCGAACTCGATGACCAGCTCAAAGCCAATGACAAGCAAGTGACCGAGCTGGTACAGATCAGCGAGGCCGCACCCCTGCTGCATGAAAAGGGCTTTGGGTCCGTCACTGCAGCGACCTGCCTCACCGCCTGGTCCCATCAGGGACGGGTTCGGAACGAGGCGGCCTACGCCTCCCTGGCCGGCGTGAATCCTATCCCCGCTTCCTCAGGAAACACCGTCCGGCACCGCCTGAACCGAGGCGGAGACAGAAACCTGAACCGCGCTCTCCACATGGTCGCTCTCACCAAGATGACCCACGACGAGGAGACCCGGAGATACGTGGAGAAACGGCGAACAGAAGGACGCACCGACCGGGAAATCCGCCGATGCATCAAACGCTACCTAGCCCGACGCGTCCACCGCACGCTCAACGCCGCGAGCCCGTGCCTGAAGAGCGCTTGA
- a CDS encoding GNAT family N-acetyltransferase, whose product MHVIHNNFGASQFDAYIDGAVAGSLHYQMQGDQLWLLHTAVDETQRGQGLGTGLIRKALADAHRRRLEVLPFCHEVRKHIFAHPVYFNLVPAADRESFRKPVEGQLPVWPSDQRELAEAGPR is encoded by the coding sequence ATGCACGTGATTCACAATAATTTTGGAGCGTCCCAGTTCGATGCCTACATCGATGGAGCGGTAGCGGGATCGTTGCACTATCAGATGCAGGGTGATCAGCTGTGGCTTCTCCATACCGCCGTGGACGAAACTCAGCGGGGCCAGGGCCTGGGAACCGGGCTGATCCGGAAGGCGCTGGCCGATGCGCACCGCCGCCGGCTTGAGGTCCTGCCGTTCTGCCATGAAGTCCGCAAGCACATTTTTGCCCATCCCGTTTACTTTAATCTGGTGCCCGCGGCTGACCGCGAGAGCTTCCGCAAGCCAGTGGAAGGACAGCTGCCCGTTTGGCCTTCGGACCAGCGCGAGTTGGCAGAGGCAGGCCCCCGGTGA
- a CDS encoding RNA polymerase sigma factor, whose amino-acid sequence MPQALPDDVLSAAQSGDAEAFSQIYYTLAPGVSGYLKARGMEDAEGSAQEVFLTVFSRIGTVRGGYQGLRTFAFSVAHARYVDEVRKRARQPYVSEYDPETDARTSDSAETVALEVLGGSTVEEKLRELPPDQHEVLLLRIVADLSLEQVAEIMGKSTGSIKQLQRRGLLKLKTLVERKEALV is encoded by the coding sequence TTGCCCCAAGCGCTCCCAGATGACGTTCTGTCAGCTGCGCAGTCCGGCGACGCGGAAGCCTTCAGCCAGATCTATTACACGCTTGCACCCGGCGTATCCGGTTACCTAAAAGCCCGGGGCATGGAGGATGCGGAAGGATCGGCGCAGGAGGTCTTCCTCACCGTTTTCTCCCGCATCGGCACGGTGCGCGGCGGCTACCAGGGCCTGCGCACCTTTGCCTTTTCAGTCGCGCACGCGCGCTACGTCGACGAAGTCCGTAAGCGTGCCCGCCAGCCCTATGTTTCCGAATACGACCCGGAAACCGACGCCCGCACCTCGGACTCGGCCGAAACCGTGGCACTGGAAGTGCTGGGCGGAAGCACGGTCGAGGAGAAGCTGCGGGAATTGCCCCCGGACCAGCACGAAGTCCTGCTCCTGCGGATCGTGGCCGACCTCTCCCTCGAGCAGGTCGCCGAAATCATGGGCAAGTCCACCGGCTCCATCAAGCAGCTGCAACGCCGCGGCCTGCTGAAACTTAAGACACTGGTTGAAAGGAAGGAGGCACTGGTATGA
- a CDS encoding ArsR/SmtB family transcription factor — MDRSDDSLLDKAFLALADPARRRIIARLSRGPATVNELAEPFEITKQAVSKHIQVLEQAQLVTRTRDAQRRPVHLNPARLEALTAWIDQYRLVREGQFRSLDAVLQSQAKTHTTKDPS, encoded by the coding sequence ATGGACCGCAGCGACGACAGCCTCCTCGACAAGGCCTTCCTGGCCCTCGCCGACCCGGCCCGCCGCCGCATCATCGCCCGGCTCAGCCGCGGCCCGGCCACTGTCAACGAACTGGCAGAGCCCTTCGAAATCACCAAGCAGGCGGTTTCGAAGCACATCCAGGTCCTCGAGCAGGCGCAACTGGTCACGCGCACCCGCGACGCCCAACGCCGGCCCGTCCACCTGAATCCCGCACGGCTGGAGGCGCTCACAGCCTGGATCGACCAGTACCGACTGGTCCGCGAAGGGCAGTTCCGCAGCCTCGACGCCGTGCTCCAATCCCAGGCAAAAACCCACACCACCAAGGACCCATCATGA
- a CDS encoding DUF6480 family protein, producing MSSSNPDPAEDHITGLEPGGGVPPGETPPAEAQTNLTQGHAEGGPKRWVPWVWLGIIGLSALIMALLFLVYAGVLAFS from the coding sequence ATGTCCAGTTCCAACCCCGATCCGGCTGAAGATCACATCACCGGACTTGAGCCCGGGGGCGGCGTCCCGCCCGGGGAAACACCGCCGGCGGAGGCGCAGACAAATCTGACCCAAGGTCACGCCGAAGGCGGGCCCAAGAGATGGGTGCCATGGGTTTGGCTCGGCATTATCGGCCTTTCGGCCCTCATTATGGCCCTGCTGTTCCTGGTCTACGCGGGCGTGCTGGCCTTCTCTTAG
- a CDS encoding SRPBCC family protein: MTDIEESAVPALSGHLTKHREDMMANVLNLNNPEGLPYSEYEREFDYPAAEVFRAHADPELYRQWIGPRGLTTRIDEHDYRSGGSFRFVQHRGDGIEHAFRGIFHSVRDNEFILNTFEYEGYPGVVTLEYTTFEDLPGGRSRLAGRSVFPDLASRIRYLADGMETGMAEGYDRLEEVLADKEMHHGLDARSSAAAGRRH; encoded by the coding sequence TTGACAGACATAGAAGAGTCGGCGGTGCCCGCCTTGAGCGGGCACCTCACCAAGCATCGGGAGGACATGATGGCCAACGTACTGAACCTCAACAATCCGGAAGGCCTGCCGTACAGCGAGTACGAGCGCGAGTTCGACTACCCGGCTGCCGAGGTCTTCCGTGCCCATGCCGATCCGGAGCTGTACCGGCAGTGGATCGGCCCGCGCGGGCTTACCACCCGGATCGACGAGCACGATTACCGGAGCGGCGGATCCTTCCGCTTCGTCCAGCACCGCGGTGACGGCATTGAACACGCCTTCCGCGGCATCTTCCACAGTGTTCGCGACAACGAGTTCATCCTGAATACTTTCGAGTACGAGGGATACCCCGGCGTCGTGACCTTGGAATACACAACGTTCGAGGATCTGCCCGGCGGACGGTCCCGGTTGGCCGGGCGCTCCGTCTTCCCCGATCTGGCTTCGCGCATACGCTATCTGGCCGATGGCATGGAAACGGGCATGGCCGAAGGTTACGATCGGCTCGAGGAAGTACTCGCCGATAAGGAGATGCACCATGGATTGGACGCTAGAAGTAGTGCTGCTGCCGGTCGCCGACATTGA
- a CDS encoding TetR/AcrR family transcriptional regulator C-terminal domain-containing protein, with amino-acid sequence MSEPERRDGGDKGKSTAEKPRLDRQRILEAGAEFIEQFGPRHLTMRRLGTELGVEAMSLYRYIPSRENLLDGIVEVVIDELYKDPEVYPEPRHGWQDYLLRLAHGLRRLALAHPQVFPLIATRPTEAPWVRPPLRSLRWVESFLKALTSAGFSDQAAVDAYRAFSSFLLGHLLLEVAAMGADVGPVDEAEPRPPRSTDLSDYPLLQSLQERLSEDRSEQEFEEALESLLDRLEALQN; translated from the coding sequence ATGTCCGAACCCGAAAGGCGCGATGGCGGGGACAAGGGGAAATCCACCGCGGAGAAACCCCGACTGGACCGCCAGCGCATTCTCGAGGCCGGTGCTGAATTTATTGAACAGTTCGGCCCGCGCCACTTAACCATGCGTCGGCTCGGAACCGAATTGGGCGTCGAGGCGATGTCCCTCTACCGCTATATCCCGTCCCGGGAAAACCTGCTCGATGGCATCGTCGAGGTCGTTATCGACGAACTCTACAAGGACCCGGAGGTCTATCCTGAGCCGCGCCACGGCTGGCAAGACTACCTCCTGCGGCTGGCCCACGGACTGCGTCGGCTGGCCTTGGCGCACCCCCAGGTGTTTCCCCTGATTGCCACCCGGCCAACCGAGGCCCCCTGGGTACGCCCGCCCCTTCGCAGCCTGCGCTGGGTCGAATCCTTCCTCAAAGCGCTGACGTCGGCTGGCTTTTCCGATCAGGCCGCCGTTGATGCCTACCGCGCCTTCAGCAGTTTTCTGCTGGGCCATCTGCTCTTGGAAGTCGCCGCCATGGGTGCCGACGTGGGACCGGTGGATGAAGCAGAGCCCCGGCCGCCGAGGAGCACGGACCTGAGCGACTACCCGCTCCTGCAGAGCCTGCAGGAACGGCTCTCGGAAGACCGTTCAGAACAGGAATTCGAGGAGGCCCTGGAGAGCCTGCTCGACCGGCTGGAGGCGCTCCAGAATTAG
- a CDS encoding NAD(P)-binding domain-containing protein has protein sequence MKLRVGIIGAGPSGMAQLRAFESARQLGADIPEIVCFEKQSDWGGQWNSSWRTGLDAAGEPVHSSMYRHLWSNGPKECLEFADYTFDEHFGRPISSYPPREVLFDYIKGRVEKSDVRKYVRFNTTARWVSYNEQTQEFTVTVEDLAAQKTETHVFDKLVVSVGHFSVPHVPQFDGINSFPGEVLHAHDFRGAERFAGKDLLLIGSSYSAEDIGMQSHKMGAKSVTFSYRSGPMGFDWPESAVERPLVTRFEGRTAHFSDGTTGEFDAVVLCTGYQHKYPFLPAELSLKSKNVLYPGNLYKGVIWQDNTNLFYLGAQDQYYTFNMFDAQAWFARDVMLGRIELPAAEERAADIQVWLERQDALPDHDAEADYQTDYLRELIALTDYPEFDLDTVSALFKQWMKDKEDDILGYRDNIHRSVMTGTMAARHHTRWINAMDDSLQRYLNGPSQDVDTGALTALTRDDEQIAAK, from the coding sequence ATGAAATTGCGAGTCGGAATCATTGGTGCAGGCCCCAGCGGAATGGCACAGCTGCGGGCGTTCGAATCGGCACGGCAGCTTGGCGCCGATATCCCGGAAATCGTCTGCTTCGAAAAGCAGTCCGACTGGGGCGGTCAGTGGAACAGCAGCTGGCGCACGGGCCTGGACGCCGCCGGCGAGCCCGTGCACAGCAGCATGTACCGCCACTTGTGGTCCAACGGCCCCAAGGAATGCCTTGAGTTCGCCGACTACACGTTCGACGAGCACTTCGGCCGCCCGATCTCTTCCTACCCGCCGCGCGAGGTCCTCTTCGACTACATCAAGGGCCGCGTGGAGAAGTCGGATGTGCGCAAGTACGTCCGTTTCAACACCACCGCACGCTGGGTTTCCTACAACGAACAGACGCAGGAATTCACGGTCACGGTCGAGGACCTGGCCGCCCAGAAGACCGAGACCCACGTCTTTGACAAGCTGGTTGTTTCCGTGGGCCACTTCTCGGTTCCCCACGTGCCGCAGTTCGACGGCATCAACAGCTTCCCCGGCGAAGTCCTGCACGCCCATGATTTCCGCGGCGCCGAGCGCTTCGCTGGCAAGGATCTCCTGTTGATCGGCAGCAGCTACTCCGCCGAGGACATCGGCATGCAGTCGCACAAGATGGGCGCCAAGTCCGTCACGTTCAGCTACCGCAGCGGCCCCATGGGCTTCGACTGGCCGGAATCCGCCGTCGAGCGTCCGTTGGTCACGCGTTTCGAAGGCCGCACTGCCCATTTCAGCGACGGCACCACCGGCGAGTTTGACGCCGTTGTTCTTTGCACCGGTTACCAGCACAAGTACCCGTTCCTGCCGGCCGAACTGTCGCTGAAGTCGAAGAACGTGCTCTACCCGGGCAACCTCTACAAGGGTGTTATCTGGCAGGACAACACCAACCTGTTCTACCTTGGCGCGCAGGACCAGTACTACACGTTCAACATGTTCGACGCGCAGGCCTGGTTCGCCCGCGACGTGATGCTCGGCCGCATTGAGCTGCCCGCGGCGGAGGAACGCGCCGCCGATATCCAGGTGTGGCTGGAGCGCCAGGACGCGCTGCCCGACCACGATGCCGAAGCGGATTACCAGACGGACTATCTGCGCGAACTGATCGCGCTGACGGACTACCCGGAGTTCGATCTGGACACCGTCTCCGCCCTGTTCAAGCAGTGGATGAAGGACAAGGAAGACGACATCCTCGGCTACCGCGACAACATCCACCGCTCGGTCATGACCGGCACCATGGCTGCGCGGCACCATACCCGCTGGATCAATGCGATGGACGACAGCCTGCAGCGCTACCTCAACGGCCCGTCCCAGGACGTGGACACCGGTGCGCTGACCGCCCTCACGCGGGACGACGAGCAGATCGCCGCCAAGTAA
- a CDS encoding VOC family protein codes for MDWTLEVVLLPVADIDRAIEFYRDKVGFSLDHHTVNEHMNIAQLTPRGSGCSIVVGNLPAQSEMEPGSLRGLQLVVSDANAAREELLSRGVEASEITVFDKRDGGTFFGFSDPDGNTWAVQELKVRAEKPLIPRDVRTGSGAK; via the coding sequence ATGGATTGGACGCTAGAAGTAGTGCTGCTGCCGGTCGCCGACATTGACCGCGCCATTGAGTTCTACCGCGACAAGGTCGGCTTCAGCCTGGACCATCACACCGTCAACGAGCACATGAATATAGCGCAACTGACGCCGCGGGGGTCGGGCTGCTCGATCGTCGTCGGCAACCTGCCCGCACAAAGCGAAATGGAGCCCGGTTCCCTGCGCGGCCTCCAGCTGGTGGTTTCCGATGCCAATGCCGCCCGCGAGGAACTCCTCTCCCGCGGTGTGGAGGCCAGCGAAATCACCGTTTTCGACAAGCGCGACGGCGGGACCTTCTTCGGCTTCAGCGACCCGGACGGCAATACGTGGGCCGTGCAGGAGCTGAAAGTCCGGGCCGAAAAGCCGCTGATCCCACGCGACGTCCGCACCGGCTCCGGCGCGAAGTAG
- a CDS encoding SRPBCC family protein yields the protein MSNALKLSVPEGVPFIDYEREFDFPVADVFRAHKDPELIKQWLGPRGLKMDIDHYDFRTGGSYSYLHTGPDGVAYSFSGVFHTVRDNEFAVQTFEFGGYPDVVSIEFMTFEDLGGGRCKLIGHSVYPNQEARDGMAQSGMEGGMTEGYERLDELLAGARTA from the coding sequence ATGAGCAACGCACTGAAACTTTCCGTCCCCGAAGGCGTACCGTTCATCGATTACGAGCGCGAGTTCGACTTTCCCGTCGCGGACGTCTTCCGCGCGCACAAGGACCCCGAGCTGATCAAGCAGTGGCTCGGCCCGCGCGGCCTGAAAATGGACATCGACCACTATGATTTCCGTACCGGCGGCAGCTACAGCTACCTGCACACCGGCCCGGACGGCGTCGCCTACTCCTTCTCCGGCGTCTTCCACACGGTGCGCGATAACGAGTTCGCCGTTCAGACCTTCGAGTTCGGCGGCTACCCGGACGTCGTCAGCATCGAGTTCATGACCTTCGAGGACCTCGGCGGCGGCCGCTGCAAGCTCATCGGCCACTCCGTCTACCCCAACCAGGAGGCCCGCGACGGCATGGCCCAGTCCGGCATGGAAGGCGGCATGACCGAGGGCTACGAACGGCTGGACGAACTGCTCGCCGGGGCGCGGACGGCATAA